The region CACCGGAAGGAGTAAAAGTTATAGCAGATAATTGCATCGAAACTGTTTTAAACAAATTAGTTTTTGGATTGTTTTCTGCATATCTCAAAAGTTCCGAAGAATCGTCCAAAGTTGTTATCATATCTACTTTATTGTTTTTAAATAATTCTAAAGAAATTGACTTATTGTTAATTCTGGAAGGAATTATTTCTATTTTTTGAGGCATATCTTTAGAATATAAAAAATTAGTCTTATTCGCAGAAAGAATAAAGAATCCTTTGTTGTCATATTTGTCCACAAAATATGGACCAGATGTGTTCCTGTAATCTTTTATAGCTAAAGTACGATTATCTATTGATTCTATAGGAACTATTCCAAAATCTGCGGCAGTTAGCATGGAAAATAAAAAAGGATTTTTCTTTTTAAAAGATATAGAGATTAAATAATCATTCTTTAAGCGCAAATTTGGGCAATTGTCACTTAATTTATTTATTTGTTTATCACCGCATAATATATTTTTAATATTGCCATGGGTATTTGTACCTAAAATGGCAAGTCTTTTAAAAGTTGTTTCTACGTCCCTGGCAGTTATTTTTCGACCGTCTACCGTTTTCAAGTCATTCCTTATTTTAAAATAAGCTTCATTCCCTTCCCAATAAAACTTCTCAGCCAGACCGGACACAAGTTCTCCATGTATATTGTAGTATACAAGAGTCGAAAAAAAATTCTCAGTTAAAATATATTGGGACAGATAGTGAATATTAGCCGGGTCATAATAATATATCTCTTTATCTCTTGGGAAAGCTACCCGCAATGTTTTTGGCACTATTGTAACCCTTAAAGTAAAAT is a window of bacterium DNA encoding:
- a CDS encoding ABC transporter substrate-binding protein yields the protein MPKTLRVAFPRDKEIYYYDPANIHYLSQYILTENFFSTLVYYNIHGELVSGLAEKFYWEGNEAYFKIRNDLKTVDGRKITARDVETTFKRLAILGTNTHGNIKNILCGDKQINKLSDNCPNLRLKNDYLISISFKKKNPFLFSMLTAADFGIVPIESIDNRTLAIKDYRNTSGPYFVDKYDNKGFFILSANKTNFLYSKDMPQKIEIIPSRINNKSISLELFKNNKVDMITTLDDSSELLRYAENNPKTNLFKTVSMQLSAITFTPSGVAKFSRKERFVIAKKIKESVLPHLLKRAGAEETAQIFPTFGQGALYGHQLKILDEEMEKVAKSSFNKRIVAWNIPEVSIPDLKKALPSIEVKQINGLPGHIDYLKNGLNEPDLFFRESDTSVKEDINFFYYYMNNYFFVINGKEGNRWIDKYSQIENYYERMKMINDLHYQTLKEAITIPLVITPYVALSNKNWKFDFLNLHAGTTFWRLKWNWLTGF